Proteins from a single region of Eremothecium gossypii ATCC 10895 chromosome VI, complete sequence:
- the ENP1 gene encoding snoRNA-binding rRNA-processing protein ENP1 (Syntenic homolog of Saccharomyces cerevisiae YBR247C (ENP1)) — MGRATIGRTKKQRHDPLLQDLASQHGKLRKQANAQTEETEEQDEEYVDAQASRKILQLAREQQEELEEEDQARAQSETMNRFRVADYGLAKDSDEEEMAEEISDFEPEEELEEEVVEIDEEDAAMFEQYFKRSSDFNSANGTYILADKIMAAIREKEMEMKVKAQAAQAGDAGMPSEGVALPERVIRAYTTVGSILKTWTHGKLPKLFKVIPSLNNWEDVLYVTNPEAWSPHVVYEATKLFVSNLSAKGAQKFINMVLLERFRENIETSEDHSLNYHIYRALKKSLYKPAAFFKGFLFPLVETGCNVREATIAASVLARVSVPALHSSAALTYLLRLPFNPATTVFIKVLLEKKYALPYQTVDECVFYFMRFRAVDDGSTGEDATRVLPVVWHKAFLSFAQRYKNDITQDQRDFLLETVRQRGHRDIGPEIRRELLAGKSREFVSDVGNTADLMIDVQ, encoded by the coding sequence ATGGGCAGGGCTACCATTGGGCGGACCAAGAAGCAGCGGCATGAtccgctgctgcaggatcTTGCCTCGCAACACGGCAAGTTGAGAAAGCAGGCCAACGCACAGACCGAGGAAACTGAGGAGCAGGACGAAGAATACGTAGATGCACAGGCATCGCGGAAGATTCTACAGCTTGCCCGTGAAcagcaggaggagctggaaGAGGAAGACCAAGCGCGCGCCCAGTCTGAAACGATGAATCGGTTCCGTGTAGCCGACTACGGGCTGGCAAAAGACTCGGATGAAGAGGAGATGGCGGAGGAGATCTCTGACTTCGAGCCGGAAGAGGAGCTAGAGGAAGAAGTGGTGGAGATCGATGAGGAGGACGCGGCGATGTTCGAACAGTACTTCAAGAGGTCTTCTGACTTCAACTCGGCTAACGGGACCTATATTCTCGCAGACAAAATCATGGCTGCCATTCGCGAGAAGGAGATGGAGATGAAAGTCAAGGCACAAGCTGCGCAAGCAGGCGACGCGGGGATGCCCAGCGAAGGTGTCGCACTGCCTGAAAGGGTCATAAGGGCATACACCACGGTCGGGAGCATCCTGAAGACGTGGACGCATGGGAAGCTGCCAAAGCTGTTTAAGGTGATTCCTTCTTTGAATAACTGGGAAGACGTGCTATATGTCACTAACCCAGAGGCATGGTCGCCACATGTGGTATACGAGGCGACGAAGCTCTTTGTGTCTAACTTATCGGCAAAGGGCGCACAGAAATTCATTAACATGGTGCTATTAGAACGCTTCAGAGAGAATATCGAAACCTCGGAGGACCATTCGTTGAACTACCACATATACCGGGCGCTAAAGAAATCGCTATACAAGCCTGCGGCATTCTTCAAAGGGTTTCTCTTTCCCCTCGTGGAGACCGGGTGCAATGTTCGCGAGGCCACTATCGCAGCCAGTGTGCTCGCAAGAGTCTCCGTCCCAGCTCTGCATTCCTCTGCTGCGTTGACGTATCTGCTTCGGTTACCGTTCAACCCTGCTACGACGGTGTTCATAAAGGTGCTGCTCGAAAAGAAGTATGCATTGCCCTACCAGACAGTGGATGAATGTGTGTTCTATTTCATGCGGTTCCGTGCTGTCGACGACGGTAGCACGGGCGAGGATGCCACTAGAGTTCTGCCCGTGGTTTGGCACAAGGCGTTCTTGTCCTTTGCACAACGTTACAAGAACGACATAACCCAGGACCAGAGAGACTTCCTGCTCGAGACTGTCCGTCAAAGGGGTCACAGGGATATTGGCCCGGAAATTAGGAGAGAACTCTTAGCCGGCAAGAGCAGAGAATTCGTCAGTGATGTTGGGAACACGGCTGATTTGATGATTGACGTCCAATAG
- the USE1 gene encoding SNAP receptor USE1 (Syntenic homolog of Saccharomyces cerevisiae YGL098W (USE1)) gives MSEVETAETASIADRLRAQYASLPVDSDSVLDYVLVSKLATNLACIREQTVARELQDGSGSEDYDKELGKLELDTLHKLYRYRKGLISLYNEQKEAKARRRYSVDFDSADPRLDEESEAIGDTGQLNGDDDSLQQLRQRLIGGQEGKEDREALEKQMQVQDDVQRELVSDMAQLVTSLRRGAEAFQNALAEDSTVLRATELGLQATSQSLSTLGTKLKKYNRSRVGFFFYMGCAFFIIMSLLVTYLIIRIFPKM, from the coding sequence ATGAGCGAGGTGGAAACCGCTGAGACAGCGAGCATAGCAGACAGGCTGAGGGCTCAGTATGCATCGCTGCCTGTGGATAGCGATTCCGTACTGGACTATGTCTTAGTGTCGAAGCTGGCTACCAACTTAGCCTGTATCAGGGAACAAACAGTAGCGAGAGAACTGCAAGATGGCTCTGGCTCAGAGGATTATGACAAGGAGTTGGGAAAGCTGGAACTAGACACCCTCCACAAACTTTACAGGTACCGGAAGGGCCTGATAAGCCTGTACAACGAGCAGAAGGAGGCCAAGGCACGGAGACGGTACAGCGTAGATTTTGATAGCGCAGACCCAAGGCTAGACGAAGAGAGCGAGGCGATCGGAGACACAGGCCAGCTGAacggcgacgacgactccctgcagcagctgcggcagcggctGATCGGTGGCCAAGAGGGAAAAGAGGACAGAGAAGCGCTCGAGAAGCAGATGCAAGTACAAGACGATGTGCAGCGTGAACTGGTTTCAGACATGGCACAGCTCGTTACCAGCTTGAGGCGTGGAGCAGAAGCGTTCCAGAACGCGCTGGCCGAGGACTCCACTGTCCTCCGGGCCACAGAGCTCGGCCTGCAGGCGACCTCACAGAGCCTGTCCACCCTGGGTACGAAGCTGAAGAAATACAACCGTTCCCGCGTGGGCTTCTTCTTCTACATGGGATGTGCGTTCTTTATCATCATGAGCTTGCTAGTAACGTACTTGATTATCAGGATCTTCCCCAAAATGTGA